In one window of uncultured Campylobacter sp. DNA:
- a CDS encoding biotin/lipoyl-containing protein produces MAKKLIDVMDTTFRDGFQSVFGARVAMADFLPAVSAAKDAGITHFEFGGGARFQSLYFYLNEDAFEMMDKFRSIVGEGANLQTLSRGVNTVTLDTGSREIIDLHAKLFAKHGTTTIRNFDALNDVENLKFSGECIHRHGLKHEVVVTMMDLPPGCSGAHDAAFYERILRQILDAQIPFDSVCFKDASGTSSPQKVYETIKRARKILGDGVHIRLHTHETAGVSVACYQAALVAGVDGIDLAAHPVSGGTSQPDILTLLHATKGQNFDLGLDAEKILKYEEVLGECLKDYFMPPEATQVSPLIPFSPMPGGALTANTQMMRDNKILDKFPAVIKAMREVVEKGGFGTSVTPVSQFYFQQAFNNVMFGPWKKIAEGYGKMVLGYFGKTPVKPDEGVIKMAAEQLGLEPTTKHAVDIADADESKSVAYAQKILREQGIEPSEENIFIALACKEKGIAFLKGEGRVMSRKKEDVAPAASHQSSISKNGKFDVKINGKIYSVEFAGQNVLVNGDRYDVSFDTSAPAKPQVQTAPESKASGADGNEVKATLPSNVFKILIKEGDAVKAGQNVIVLEAMKMEINIESPRDGVIDKILVAQGDTVDADQVLAILR; encoded by the coding sequence ATGGCTAAAAAGCTTATCGACGTTATGGATACGACCTTCCGCGACGGGTTTCAGTCGGTTTTTGGCGCGCGCGTGGCGATGGCGGACTTTTTGCCTGCCGTTAGCGCGGCCAAAGACGCGGGCATCACGCACTTCGAGTTCGGCGGCGGCGCGCGGTTTCAGAGCCTGTATTTTTACCTAAACGAAGACGCCTTTGAGATGATGGATAAATTTAGAAGCATCGTGGGCGAGGGGGCGAACCTGCAGACCCTTAGCCGCGGCGTCAATACCGTCACGCTCGATACCGGTAGCCGCGAGATCATCGATCTGCACGCCAAGCTTTTTGCCAAGCACGGCACGACTACGATTAGAAATTTCGACGCGCTAAACGACGTGGAAAATTTAAAATTTAGCGGCGAGTGCATACATCGCCACGGTCTTAAACACGAAGTCGTGGTTACGATGATGGATCTGCCGCCTGGATGTAGCGGCGCGCACGATGCGGCGTTTTATGAGAGAATTCTGCGTCAAATTTTAGACGCGCAGATCCCGTTCGACAGCGTCTGCTTCAAGGACGCAAGCGGCACGAGCAGCCCGCAGAAGGTCTATGAGACGATCAAGCGCGCGCGTAAAATTTTAGGCGACGGAGTGCATATCCGTCTGCACACTCACGAGACGGCGGGCGTTAGCGTCGCATGCTACCAGGCTGCGCTCGTTGCGGGCGTAGACGGCATCGATCTTGCCGCGCATCCTGTAAGCGGTGGCACGAGCCAGCCGGACATCCTTACGCTGCTGCACGCGACGAAGGGGCAGAATTTCGACCTGGGCTTGGATGCAGAGAAAATTTTAAAATACGAAGAGGTTTTGGGCGAGTGCTTGAAGGATTACTTCATGCCGCCCGAGGCTACGCAGGTAAGCCCACTCATTCCGTTTAGCCCAATGCCCGGAGGCGCGCTTACCGCAAACACCCAGATGATGCGTGATAATAAAATTTTAGACAAATTCCCAGCTGTCATCAAGGCTATGCGCGAGGTCGTCGAAAAGGGCGGTTTTGGCACGAGCGTAACGCCGGTTAGTCAGTTTTATTTCCAGCAGGCGTTTAACAACGTAATGTTCGGCCCGTGGAAAAAGATCGCCGAGGGCTACGGCAAGATGGTGCTAGGTTATTTCGGCAAAACGCCCGTTAAACCCGACGAGGGCGTGATTAAGATGGCGGCAGAGCAGCTAGGCTTAGAGCCTACGACCAAGCATGCCGTAGATATTGCCGATGCCGACGAGAGCAAGAGCGTCGCGTATGCGCAGAAGATTCTACGCGAGCAGGGCATCGAGCCTAGCGAGGAGAACATATTTATCGCGCTTGCGTGCAAAGAAAAGGGCATCGCGTTTTTAAAAGGCGAGGGCAGGGTGATGAGTCGCAAAAAAGAGGACGTAGCACCCGCCGCAAGCCATCAAAGCAGTATTTCTAAAAACGGCAAATTTGACGTTAAAATTAACGGCAAAATTTACAGCGTAGAATTCGCCGGGCAAAACGTGCTCGTAAACGGCGATCGATACGACGTTAGCTTCGATACCTCAGCGCCCGCAAAGCCGCAAGTGCAAACCGCTCCTGAAAGCAAGGCAAGCGGCGCGGACGGCAACGAAGTAAAAGCGACGCTTCCTAGCAACGTATTTAAAATTTTAATAAAGGAAGGCGACGCTGTTAAGGCGGGGCAGAATGTCATCGTTCTTGAAGCGATGAAGATGGAGATAAATATCGAAAGCCCGCGTGATGGCGTAATCGATAAAATTTTAGTCGCTCAAGGCGATACGGTCGATGCCGATCAGGTGCTCGCGATTTTAAGATAA
- the pckA gene encoding phosphoenolpyruvate carboxykinase (ATP), which produces MTTPNDLDKLGLKDIKKINHNLSYDELFELEKARGEGRVSSNGTFMVDTGIFTGRSPKDKYFVKQDPSQKYIAWGKVNQPISKELFDKLLAKAKAQLSGKEIFIQDAFCGASEKSKKSVRFVTEVAWQAHFVKNMFIRPNEAELAKFSPDFVVYNACKCKNEDCASDGLHSDVFVIFNVEENVAVIGGTWYGGEMKKGIFSMMNYWLPLAGKMSMHCSANVGKQGDTALFFGLSGTGKTTLSTDPNRKLIGDDEHGWDDEGIFNFEGGCYAKCINLDPSSEPEIYAAIKRDALLENVVADEAGVVDYKDGSKTENTRVSYPIYHIKNYEPSSAGGHPKNIIFLTADAFGVLPPVAKLTKEQAMYYFLSGYTAKVAGTERGITEPVATFSACFGEPFMPLHPTVYAKLLGEKIDKHGVSVYLVNTGWSGGAYGVGKRMSIKATRACINAILDGSIKKCEFENFEKFNLAIPKELAGVETKLLNPINTWTHPAEYKITRDKLAKMFEENFKRYEDVKEGVEFAKAGPTA; this is translated from the coding sequence ATGACAACTCCGAACGATCTGGATAAACTAGGTCTTAAAGATATCAAAAAAATCAACCACAACCTAAGCTACGACGAGCTTTTTGAGCTTGAAAAGGCAAGAGGCGAGGGGCGCGTATCAAGCAACGGCACCTTTATGGTCGATACTGGCATCTTTACGGGTCGCAGCCCAAAAGATAAGTACTTCGTAAAACAAGACCCGAGCCAAAAATACATCGCCTGGGGTAAGGTAAATCAGCCTATCTCAAAAGAGCTTTTCGATAAGCTTTTAGCTAAGGCAAAAGCCCAGCTAAGCGGCAAGGAAATATTTATCCAAGACGCATTTTGCGGCGCGAGCGAAAAGAGCAAAAAATCGGTTCGTTTCGTAACCGAAGTCGCGTGGCAGGCGCATTTCGTAAAAAATATGTTCATCCGCCCAAACGAGGCCGAGCTAGCTAAATTTAGCCCCGATTTCGTCGTCTATAACGCGTGCAAATGCAAAAACGAAGATTGCGCGAGCGACGGGCTGCACTCCGACGTTTTCGTTATCTTTAACGTCGAGGAAAACGTCGCTGTTATCGGAGGCACGTGGTACGGCGGCGAGATGAAAAAGGGAATTTTTTCGATGATGAACTACTGGCTGCCGCTTGCGGGCAAGATGTCGATGCACTGCTCGGCAAATGTGGGCAAGCAGGGCGACACGGCGCTATTTTTCGGTCTAAGCGGCACGGGTAAAACGACGCTCTCTACAGATCCTAATCGCAAGCTGATAGGCGATGATGAGCACGGCTGGGACGATGAGGGGATATTTAACTTCGAGGGCGGCTGCTACGCGAAGTGCATAAATTTAGACCCGAGCAGCGAACCTGAAATTTACGCCGCGATCAAACGCGACGCTCTGCTTGAAAACGTGGTCGCGGACGAGGCGGGCGTCGTGGACTACAAAGACGGCAGCAAGACCGAAAACACCCGCGTCAGCTATCCGATCTATCATATCAAAAATTACGAGCCGAGCTCCGCGGGCGGCCATCCCAAAAACATCATCTTCCTAACCGCCGACGCATTCGGCGTTTTGCCGCCGGTCGCAAAGCTAACCAAAGAGCAGGCGATGTATTATTTCCTAAGCGGCTACACGGCCAAAGTCGCAGGCACCGAGCGCGGTATCACCGAGCCCGTGGCGACATTTAGCGCGTGCTTTGGCGAGCCGTTTATGCCGCTGCATCCGACCGTTTATGCTAAGCTGCTGGGCGAAAAGATCGACAAACATGGTGTCAGCGTCTATCTCGTAAACACAGGCTGGAGCGGCGGCGCATACGGCGTGGGCAAGCGAATGAGTATCAAAGCCACGCGCGCGTGCATAAACGCGATACTGGACGGCAGTATCAAAAAGTGCGAATTTGAAAATTTCGAGAAATTTAACCTCGCGATCCCAAAAGAGCTCGCGGGCGTCGAGACGAAGCTGCTAAATCCGATCAATACATGGACGCACCCGGCGGAATATAAGATCACGCGCGATAAGCTTGCAAAGATGTTTGAAGAGAATTTCAAACGCTACGAGGACGTAAAAGAGGGGGTCGAGTTTGCCAAAGCGGGCCCTACGGCTTAG
- a CDS encoding CAP domain-containing protein, producing the protein MPKRALRLRLLGLGAICALFAACENTPSNLKQPLVAMSGFSFYDDPLSYINNVRAKSGLNYFAQNEILNISALNHAKYVVANEAMSHDETPGRPNSTGENPSKRAFYAGYSAVVRENLSYNSSDLKSAIDGLLSAIYHRFAFLDFASDEIGIGYFEHGKKSSYVFEMGNSRLNAFCSRNLNDEGSGKFLLGMCKNETLRMREDKFKSATALNSRPYVYYPNDEPALAFFSNEIPDPMPECKITANPVSVEFNAEGPPVAMKSFKIYEGGRELQNVKILDKNSDPNAILSDRQFVLFSRDVFKFDAKYGAEFNYEQGGKQKTLRWEFITQVPKFRYFVVQGGENLSVKNGAFYDIFVAPKDCNDLMKSYKTSYSFMDKPEISSPAANMLRVKLNGAKGAKLEISTDNGAIINLYLSDSSKSYGGMGKIYAAIAVVLAAIVLFYLLARRRER; encoded by the coding sequence TTGCCAAAGCGGGCCCTACGGCTTAGGCTCCTGGGTCTTGGGGCGATCTGCGCGCTTTTTGCCGCATGCGAAAACACCCCCTCAAATTTAAAACAGCCGCTCGTTGCGATGAGCGGCTTTTCCTTTTACGACGATCCGCTAAGCTACATTAACAATGTGCGCGCAAAATCGGGGCTAAACTACTTTGCGCAGAATGAAATTTTAAATATCTCCGCGCTTAATCACGCAAAATATGTCGTCGCAAACGAGGCGATGTCGCACGACGAGACTCCGGGCAGACCGAATTCTACGGGTGAAAATCCGTCAAAGCGTGCTTTTTACGCAGGCTATAGTGCCGTCGTGAGGGAAAATTTATCCTATAATTCAAGCGATCTAAAAAGTGCGATCGACGGGCTTTTAAGCGCGATTTACCATAGATTTGCATTTTTGGATTTTGCTTCGGATGAGATCGGCATCGGCTATTTTGAGCACGGCAAAAAAAGTAGCTACGTTTTTGAGATGGGGAATTCGCGCCTCAACGCCTTTTGCTCGCGGAATTTAAACGACGAAGGAAGCGGCAAATTTCTACTGGGGATGTGCAAAAACGAAACGCTACGGATGAGGGAGGATAAGTTCAAAAGCGCCACCGCGCTGAACTCGCGCCCTTACGTCTACTACCCGAACGACGAGCCCGCGCTTGCGTTTTTCAGTAATGAAATTCCAGATCCCATGCCTGAGTGCAAAATCACCGCAAATCCCGTAAGTGTGGAATTCAATGCCGAGGGGCCGCCCGTAGCGATGAAGAGTTTTAAAATTTACGAAGGCGGCAGGGAGCTTCAAAACGTTAAAATTTTAGACAAAAACTCCGATCCTAACGCCATTTTAAGCGATAGGCAGTTCGTGCTTTTCAGCAGAGATGTTTTTAAATTCGACGCCAAATACGGCGCAGAGTTTAATTACGAGCAGGGCGGCAAGCAAAAGACGCTACGGTGGGAGTTTATCACGCAAGTACCTAAATTTAGATACTTCGTCGTGCAAGGCGGAGAAAATCTAAGCGTGAAAAACGGCGCGTTTTACGATATATTCGTAGCCCCCAAAGACTGCAACGATTTGATGAAAAGCTACAAAACCAGCTACTCTTTTATGGATAAGCCCGAGATTTCAAGCCCCGCAGCAAATATGCTGCGAGTAAAGTTAAACGGCGCAAAGGGCGCGAAGCTTGAAATTTCGACAGACAACGGCGCGATAATAAATCTGTATTTAAGCGATAGCTCCAAAAGCTACGGCGGCATGGGTAAAATTTACGCCGCAATCGCAGTGGTTTTGGCAGCGATCGTTTTGTTTTATCTTTTGGCAAGAAGAAGAGAGCGATAG